The sequence below is a genomic window from Colius striatus isolate bColStr4 chromosome 17, bColStr4.1.hap1, whole genome shotgun sequence.
ATCTACACTAGCCCTTGGGCTACGCAGGACTGTTGGTACTgtttatttcttcatattttagTCCAGTGCAGTTCTGAATGGGCACACAACAGGAAGGATTGCACCAGAACAAGAGCCAAAATCTTTGGAGAGTACTTGTCACtcagtaaaatgtttttctccGTGGCTTTCTGAGAAATTGAAGTCTCTGAAAGACTGCAAATGAGGTTTGCAGGTTGTTGTCTTCATCATCTTTTACTAGTTTTCATATAACTTCCTTTCTTTTAGTGGCTAGAGACCAGGCCAAACAGACAAGTGTGTCCTGTATGCAAAGCAGGAATCAGTCGAGATAAAGTTATTCCTCTGTATGGAAGAGGGAGCACTGGGCAACAGGATCCCAGGTAAGAAGCCTaaataaaactacttttctGTGAAAACTAAAGATGAGATGTAGTTTAGTTTAAGGTGTTAAAATGAAGCTACCAGAATGCTGGATTTGCAATTTTAGATACATTGTCAAAAGACAGATAGAACTGACCGCTCccagatatttctttttcagggcTGGGTTTGCACACCTCATTTCTTGTTCAACTggcaatttattttcatttgaattaGCTGTTAATTGTCAGTTACAAGTGTCAGGTTGCAATGAATGTTATCTGACTGGAGAAACTTAGGTAAAACATTAGTGCGCTCAGATTCTAGCCTTTGCAATGGCACTCTGTTACTCAGAAGTGCAGTATCTTAATTCAGTGATACGATGCTATGCTGGAGGTTCCTATCACTAGGTGGTTTGTGCATTCACTCTCCCTCCAGCTCTGGCCCTGGGAGAGTGTGCTCCATGTTTGTTCTGTCTTATTAGCCAGGCCATTGCAGATACTATTGTCACGTATCCTTGCACTTGAGCTAATTTCACAACTTCCTGCAGAGAGAAAACTCCGCCCCGACCCCAAGGACAGAGACCTGAACCAGAGAACAGAGGGGTAAGTTAGAGAGCAAGCTCAAGCAGATAAGTTGTTTTTATTGATGGTGGTATTTGTTCATCCTGGAGGGCATGAAGTGTGCAAGAGATCCTGTGTGAGGATTTTGTTGCTTGCATTTCCTGCACATTCCCATTAGGTTTTTCATGAACAATTgatggctgctgtgctgtgcattCCTATAGTAACCTTTAGCATCCCAAAGAATGGGCTAACTTGAATAGTGTTTCATGAAAACAGCCCTGTGTGGCATCACTGCAAATGCTCCACTTGAAACTTGACTGTTTAAGGAACAAGGAACGCTTTGCTTTGAAAGGTTTGTGCAAATATATTTCTGTCAAACTGTTCCTGTCATGGAATTGTATAATTCATCTGTGAGCTTTTTTGGCACTATCACCGCTTCTAGCACCTCTATGGGATATTACTGTGCAGAGAATTTAGAGAACTGTTGGATACAGGTTAATTTGAAGAGGGATCACATGTTAATTTGAAGAGGGATCTGTGGTTGGGGAGATTACATAGAGTGAATGTAAACAGCAGCTGGCATAGCTTGAACAGACGTGGGAGTAGCCATCAGGACAGATCACAATAGCACAATAGCAATGAGCATGGCCTGATGAAACAACTGCATATTTCCATGTAACTCAGCCTGAGGTCCTCAGAGAGCATTTATATACCTGATGCTTCAAGCAAACAACTCTGCTGGGTGTGATTAAGGAACATTTTTGTATTGGGAATATATTGGGAGCTTGGTTGTTCTCCTTCACTGGGGAGTTGCTGCCTTATTAAATCAGCAGCTAGACCTGATTTGAACCTTAAGCTGGTGCTGCCATAAGTCTGAGGAAGCTGGTGCAAAGACATAGCAGTAGTGATGCTGCTGTCCTATTTCCTCTGGGTGCAGGACCTGACATGCAGAGTGCTCTGCTGATCCCGATAGCTCATGGCAAAACACCTGAAGAGCATAGTCAAGAGACTTAACTCCTCAAATACAGGATCAACCCAGAAATGTCTGGGTTATCTTTGTCCTCCCACTGTTTGGAGGTGACAGACCAGATGAGTTGTCAGAACTGGTATCTGTTTTCATTCTGAGACCAAAGGAGAGTTTGCTAGATTACAGAACATGGTGACTGTGAGCTCTCCACAGTTTTTTAACGTGATACAACTACTTAGGTTTATAGCCAGTTGGTTCTCGAACTGTATGCTGCCTGTATACAGCAGGATTCATCTTGATTCAGAAGACTTTTGACTTGATGCAGAATTTAAGTCTGGATCCCATAGGGGTCGATGTTGTTGCATTGtaactcttccttttttcctcctttccttatGTCTTGCATTCCTGCCCCAGATGACTTTATCTACCAACTTAATTGAAGTCCCCCTGGtaatttgttgttgttattgttctgTTCTTCTCTGTAATGCTCTATGCATTCCACTGGCAATTTATCACTTTGCTGAATGTTGAAGTGATGCTCGTGTATCATGCAAATCATGGCCGATTATTTTTTTACAATCCCTTTCTTATAGTTACATGGCTAATGGCTATTAATACAGAattatttatacattttaaagacattCTAAATAAACTGGCAATGTTGATTTTGATGTGTTGTCAGATGTGTACTATTTTAAGTTGAGAAACGTTACAGAAACACTTTTGTTAATTTATAGCCTCCAAACAAGAACTGCAGTTCCTGTTTTCTGTCTTACCAAACTTTTGGGTTGCTCTGGCAacttgaaacattttaaaaccagaacTAAGTGTGGCAGACTGAAAGTTGACAGACAGCATGATCCTGCTTCAGCTGTAGGAAAGGCAGTGAGAAGGGAATGTCTGCACTTGtacaaaatattctgaaatagCCTTTAAATGATTGGtaccttttttctcttctgtcactCCATTCTCTGCAGGGGTTCCAGGGCTTTGGTTTTGGCGATGGCGGCTTCCAAATGTCCTTTGGAATTGGGGCATTTCCCTTTGGTATATTTGCAACAGCATTCAACATAAACGACGGGCGACCTCCTCCAGGTACCCTGCACCCTGTCTGCtccagagccctggcacaaagCTGTACAAACTCCCTTTAACTTGTAAACTAATAGCCTGGGACATGGCAAAACTTTCTGAATGGTGCTGTGAGTCAGTGTGGTTTAAGGAAACACAGAATAAGGGAGAACACCTCGCAGAGAACAGTCTGTGTTTACCTGTTTTGTACAAATGCTTATAAGAAGCAAGTTTGTCACTTGCATGTGATTTGATGAAGGCCCTGTTGAGAGGACAGCAGAACTGAGGAGGGACAGTGGCACCAGAGACTTCTTCCCTTAATGCAAATGTCTCTTCAGGCACTCCAGGGGACTTCTGAAAAATGAGACAAGTTGGATTGCAGTTTCTAATAATAACAACCAGGAGTCAGTAGGGGTGTATGAAGGAGACCAGTCTTTCGAAAATGAGAGGGAAGGTCCATTTCCTGAAAGATGAGATGGAAAAATTTTAACTGGGTCTCTGTACCACGAAAGAATGACAGCAAAGATTGTTCCTGCGAGAGAATAATCTGTATTTCACAGACATTAACTTTCTGGTGAAGTAATTTTActggttttaagaaaaaacagttgGGTTACTCCAAGTAGTGGCCTCACTCTCTAAAAACTAAGTAATCCCCAGAAAGCCTCCTCTCcatcttcactgtagacaaacTACTTGTTTTGAACAAGAAAACCTACTGCTCTGGATGTTTTTGACTTCCTCTGTGAAAGGTTGTACCTAGCAAATCTTCCTTTACCATGTCACATGGCATAGGAatgatgagaagcagaagcacATTCTTCATGTCACATCTCTGCTGCCAAGGACCTGGGCTGTCCTTGGGTCAAATTAACTTGCCTATATTAACTATACTTCCCTGTCCACTGATGATTTGTGTGGAGGTGTGACTGAGCCCCGGAGTATGTAGGTATATGCTGTTGTAACAGCCATAATTTAAACAATTCCTTTATCTGATTTTTGTCTGTGGATTCAATACAGCAGTTCCAGAATGTGTGCTTTTCACTACTTGCTCAAGGCTACACACACAGCTTTGACAATTTTACCATTTCCTTAGAGTTGCTTCATCTTGATGGGGAAGAGTGCTCAGATGTGATAAAGTTCTGTGGGATGGAGACAGTGAACTTAGCTAAGCAGTGCACTTAGCACAGCACTGTCCCTAGAAGTACTCTGAGCAGCCCTGCACGTACTCCAGCACATGGAGCTGCCATTAGTCAGGAGCAGATTTACCATGAGTCTTGATTTAGGGAGCAGCTGCTTGTCTTCCTTCTGATCATCCAGTGTGGCTGGCCAGTCTGAGGGTAGGAAATGGCAACAGTTTCTCACCAAGTAGATTCTTGCATATCTTTCAGTTTATGACTGTACTTTGTTTAGAATATACAcgattctggagaagaggaaagagctgaactatttttttacttcctgTTTTCCAGCTGTTCCAGGGACTCCTCAATACGTGGATGAGCAGTTCCTATCCCGCCTCTTCCTGTTTGTGGCTCTGGTGATAATGTTCTGGTTGTTGATTGCATAAATCCTCCCCATTATTCTGTATATTTGTGGCCACCAAGGCCACTGAAACTGCATCCCCATCCCATTTTAAACCTCTTGGTGTCTGGTCCCATAGTTAACTGTGGGCTTCAGGTATTGGTGGTACCACAGCACAATGAGGAATCGCACGTTTTGCACCAGAGTTGGAAATTAAACATTGGTTAAAAAGCGTATTTCAACTCAGCTGTCTTGTACAACGGGTTCCTGACACAAACCATGGGCCTAGCTTTGAGCTCCACTCTTGAAAGGAGTGCTGCTTTGAAAACCTGTGCCAATCAGTGACACCAGGTGTATGTGAAAGTTGGGACAGTTGCCCCAGGGTAGACTGGGCAGGCAAAGAAACTTCTGCAGTGTGATTTGGATCTCATTTTTTGCGACCACGAGGGATCTGCCAGAGCTGTGGATGTTGTTTAATGGCTTTGCATCAACATCCATCTTCCTTCAGGAAATCATCTGCAGCATTGCTGAGACTCTTCAGGCACAGCACGTAACGCAAACGGAACCAGGTTTGGagattggtttgttttcttgctgttaTTTCCTGGTGTGATGGAAACCCCCCCCTGAAGCACTTCTAATGGCTGTTAGAAGAAGGGATACAAATTTATGCTGCAGATTTTTCAAGCCGGAATTTGCTGGAGCCAGACACTGGAAGATTCTCTCGTTGTCAAGCTGGGTGGAGGTGCTGAACAGTATGATGTGCCTGTCTGCCTCACCCAGCCCATTCCTCGCTCACTAAACAGTGTTGTCTTCCTTGGTTCTGTGCAGCAGCCTGTGGCTGCACTCACAGATAATCCCCCCACAACCTTGTCACCGTAGCTACATTTATTCTTCTGCAGGCTTTGAGACTTTGTATGTAAGGTCATGTACTCCAAATAGAATCCTATTACAGATCTGAACTCAGCTTGTTTATGGAGAGGAACAAAAGGCATCTTTGCCTGAGTTTTGAGGTTAAGCTTGTCATACTGTAAAACTGTACAAGAGGAAAAACGAGCTCCTGCCTTTGCTAGCACATGCCTCAGTCGGGAACATTTGGAAGAGCATCTCTGTACAGGGGCACACAGCTACACCGTGCCGTGGCAGTGGCTGTGGTGCAAGAGTCTCTGCAGTATCAACCAAAGAGATTAATCTGAAGTACTGGAGAAGATCACAACCATTGATGTGGTGAGGGGAAGATATTTCAGAAGGCACTCTGCAGCCGTTTTGGAATCCCGTTGGGTATACAGCTTTAAAGAGTACTCTTGATGTATTTGTGTAGATTCCTTCAGAAGACCAGATACAAGAGATTCCCTAACAAGATGAACAGTTTTCTTACTTCTTTGACTAGACAATGCCATTTTTTTGCTCTTACTGTTTTTAGATTATTTTGATTCAGATTCCTGATGGTCATAATGATTTCCTGCAGGATGGATATTGTGACTTCCCTGGCAATAGACAGACAACTGACAAACCAAATCAACTCATCAAAACTTTGTTTCAATAGCTAGGGTTTTTCTAGTGTATGGATGAGGTTCCTGGGCAGGACACTTTAATTGTTGTAGAAGCTTATTTATGTAATTATAAACTGTTCACTTTTAGTATCAAGACAGAGGATGACTGAAGTCTAACTTGCCTACCTCCAAAAATCCATCTGGCAAGTAGAATGTTGCAAGCTTCTGCAGTATTTTGCCACGTCTAGTCAAATTTACACCTGACTTACTGGCAGAATATATTGCTCAACTAAGTAATTGAAGTGTTGCTTCAACTTCTGTTGTGTGGCACTTTTGAGAAGCTTAAATTCTACTGCATGTGGTTCTTCTCAAGTACATAACTTGGTAACTAGGACCCTTTCTAGGAGAAAGgctatttactgcattcttacAAACAACTGGCCGTAGTACAGTGTTGCAGCTTTGACTTTCACGAGCAGGCAGCACCACCTGGTGTTGAGAAGGGAAAGTTCATGTGATAGTAAAAGGGAcggttttccttctccttttattGAGAAACTCAATGCCAAGAGCAGTCATTCGGAGAGGAACGTGGTATCCCTTCAAAGCCTTCTTCCCATAAAGAAGACAGACAAGTGACTGCAACAGGTTCAAGAGGTATTGAAACTGATTTAACTAACACTTATGTTTTAAGATATGGAATCTTActgcctttggttttttttccatctgttggTAAGAGATAGAATGGATTTAGACAGAAGTGGCTGCAGAAACATGACTGAGCGCCCTTATTTTCTGGCAATCTAAGAACGAAATAGCCTGAAAGTGTTAATACATCTGTTCTGACCTTATTTCTCGGTGTGCTGTTTGTATCGTACCCCTTCCCTCTCGTACTCAGACTGCACACAGCCCATACTGGCGTGTTTAGTGCATTACCATTACTGTTCACTAATTTTCACTGTTGTGAAAGTGatttagaattaaaaaatggttttaCATTGCCCGGAGTCGCCGCCGTTGCTTTGCGCCGCGCGGGCGGATTGAGCCGCGGTGCCCTACCTGGAGGCGAGGTGCGGACGAGCCCGTTGCCGGTCTGTGCCTCAAGAAGCGGGACGCAGGGGGGCGGGAGCGGCGTTCCGCGAGTGGCGGCGTTCCCGGGGGGGGTGCAGGGCCCGGGGCGGGCGCAGGGCCCGGGGCGGGCAGGGCCCGGGGCGGAGGCAGGGCCCGCGGGGAGCTCCCGCCTCAGCTGCCCGCCACGGGGCGCGCGGGGAGGAGACGGGGGCGTGGCAGCGCTGTCATTGGTGCGGGCCGCGGAAGGGGCGGGACGGCCCCCGCCAGGGACAGCCGGGATTGGCCCGTGGTTGTGAGGGAGGCGGAGTGCCGATTGGCCCGCGGCGAGGAAGGGGGCGGGGCGACGGCGGCCCCGGGAGCGCGGCCAGGGGCAGAGGGGCGGGGGCGCGCGGGGCCGCGCTGCGGGGCCAGGTGCGGAGCGGCTGACGTCAGGCGCGCGGGAGCCGCGGGGCCGCGCGGGATGGAGGCGCTGCCAGGTGAGGCGCGGGgccgcgcggggccgggccgggccgggccgggccggggccgccctgcggggcagcgcggggccgCCGCGGTCTCGGCGCCGTGGCTCTCATCCCGCCGAGCGGCCGCCGTGCCGGTCCGCCGGCGCTGTAGCGGGGCGGCAGGTGCGAGGCTGTGTTGGGACGGGCGAGGAGCGGAGGCGGAGGCTGCTCCTCGCGGCCGGCCGGCCCGCTCTCAGCACGGGTCAGGGTCCTGCCCGGTTGCCCGCGGGGGCCGGCCGCTCGCCCGCGCCGCGGCAGTGCCGCTGTGCGCGCGGCCCTGCGCTTCCCGCGGGGATCGGTCCCCCCCGGGCcgctgctgctggtgcttgcTGGCCGCCTCTGTAACATTCCTCCTGTCCTGGGGGACTTGACAGACCTGTTACATGGATTATGTCCGTTTGCTTTTCCCTCGCACTGtttcctgctctgcttttttcATTTCCGTCACTTCTCCTGGATACCGGCGCAGTTTCGGGTGACTACGGCACTGTTCGTTTCCTGATGAGCCTTGCGGGGCACCGTTAAACAGCTGTAGTACCGCAGCTCACAGTAACTCCTGCCTGACGTTCGGAACCTCCCGAGTAAAGCTCTGTAGGACCGTTGTGGACGAATATCTGTTGCTTTTAGTCACCTGTGGTTTGGTCATTAGTGGTTAAATTCCCTTAAATAGGATGCACGGTCTGTATGGGCGTTTGCATCTTGTGCTCGTGGCTCAGAAGAGGTGAAGGGGCTGCTTTGCGGGCTGCAGAGTGGCAGCAGTCCCAGACGTTCAGCTGACTTCCAGGCcttgtgctgctgggagaggagcaTCGGCTGCCTGCCCATGGAGGCATGGGCAcacgtggctttgctgtttatCTCCAGGTCTCTTTGGTAGTGACAGCCTTTTCCAAGTCTCTCCTAACCTTTACTCTGTCGTGCAGACTGAGGTCAGGCACCGCTGTCAGTGCTCCAGAGAGCAGGAGGGCACACATGTTCTCCCCGGTGTCACATGGGAGTGAATCGTGTCTGACCCTACAGCCTGGATGCCTCCATGGGTACTGCCCATCTGCTGGCAAGGGTCAGGCTTTCGTGTGGTGGAGGAACAAGTGTTTTCTCTGTGGTAATTGTTTGTGTAAAACAAAGGAGATCTTCATCTTGGTTGTTTTTAACCCTTGTCATTGACCTGCTTGGCACATAGAAGGCTGATGGCTTCTGGTGTGTGTAACTTCAAGGAACTTGACCTTGATATCAACTTGCCTGAGCAACTACCGAGTTTTAACGCTCTTTGGAAGTCTGTGGTTAGTGGGTTTCCTTCTCAAAGTGCTCTTCTTTTCTTATGCAATCTTACTGCAAGTAAAACGTTTAGTAGCAGGAAGAAACAGGTTTGAGATCTGCCCAACCGCACGATATGTTCCTTGCACCATCCTGTGCTTTTCCAGATCCTTGACTCTTTCTTTAATGTGCTTACACATAACTGTTTGGATTTTGGATAGCATTTTTCTGTGTGCTAAATGCTCTTTGCACAAGATTTTGCACCATCTTTCTTTGCTTGCATGCATCCAAATAACTAGCTCTCTCTGAGGTGTTATGGCAGGTCTAGCAGAAACTATTATAATAACTATTGTAAGTATTTTCTGAAAGGGCAATAGGCCAGTAGCATCAGCTGCTCTTCTTGAGTCTTGTGTTGGCTGTACAGTCTCTGCAGGAGTATTCATTCAAGTGTGTAATTCCTTCCTGGTAGTCATGTTGTTCTCTACTGAATAAAGtttgcctttcctttctttcagttctGGGAAGTCCATTTAATTATACAAATGAGCACAAAACGTTATGTGCTGAGTCAGTGGCTTGGGGGAAATGGCAGCAAGGCTTCCTGGCCTAGCATGGTTCTCTGGGAATTGTTACACTGGAccagtctgccttcctgctgtctctgCTCTGAAGACTAGCATAGCTGTAACTGAACTGGTTTCTGTGAAAAGTGGTGTTCCTGTCTTCTGCAGAATGTGAAGGAGCAGGTGGTGATGTTATGTCtcgagaggagaaaaaaaaaagctacctATAAGAGATGTGAGAGTTCCATTTGGGAACTCCCCTCCGGGGTTACAGACTGCCTGGGATTGGCTTAACTCTCCATCTGTCAAGGCTTTCCTGTCAGGTATCTAAAGTTTGTTGTTTCTCAGAGGTGCAGCAATCCTGATTTTCTGTGATGGAAAGTGTTTGCTGTACGTGACTTTACTGTGGCCTGCAGGTGAAGAGGTGTGGAGGTGCCTGGGATGTGGGGACAGCATCGCTGCCGGGCAGCGCCTCTACAAGACCGTTAATGAAGCCTGGCACATCTCCTGCTTCCGGTAGGTAAAACGGGACCCCCTTAAACTCTCCTGTTGTTAACTGACTCAAAACCTGGTGGGTAAGTACCAATATTAACAGGGAGGTCTTGTCATCTCTGTGCCTGGCCTGCTCTGGGGCCTCTTGCAGAGCAATCAGATGCTCTTGTTTGTGGCCTTACTtcagcactggcagcagcacTTTGGCATTGGCTTTCAGTCCCAGTGGCAGTGTGGCGCTGCCTGGCCAAGTGTTTGGTCCCAG
It includes:
- the RNF185 gene encoding E3 ubiquitin-protein ligase RNF185, with amino-acid sequence MASKGPTTSASTKNSSTGGTSGSSSSNGTGDNANQDNTFECNICLDTAKDAVISLCGHLFCWPCLHQWLETRPNRQVCPVCKAGISRDKVIPLYGRGSTGQQDPREKTPPRPQGQRPEPENRGGFQGFGFGDGGFQMSFGIGAFPFGIFATAFNINDGRPPPAVPGTPQYVDEQFLSRLFLFVALVIMFWLLIA